The following nucleotide sequence is from Catenulispora sp. EB89.
GTCCGTGCGGGCCTCGGTACGAGCCTCGGCCGCCTCGGCGCGCAGCTCCTCCTGGATGTGCCGCGCCGACTCCTTGACCTCGTCGCGGATCTCCTCGGCCAGGCTGCTGACCGACTCGCGGATCTCGGTCTCCAGCGCGTCCATGTCGTCGGCGCGCGCGGCGAGCTCGGTGCGGCCGGCGTCGGTGATGTGGTACACCTTGCGGCCGCGCTCGTCGGTCTCGTGCCGGATCAGGCCTTCGCTCTCCAGCCGCGACAGGCGCGGGTACACCGTGCCGGCGCTGGGCGCGTACAGGCCCTGGAACCGCTCCTTGAGCTGCTGGATGATCTCGTACCCGTGCTTGGGGCTCTCGGCGAGCAGCTTCAACAGGTACAGCCGCAGCCGTCCGTGTCCGAAGACGGGTGCCATCTAACGATCCTCTCCATCTTCGCCGTCCACCGAGAACTTCGTCTCGGGGTCGACTGCCCTTCTCAGCAGCGTCATGTCACCGGACACCGCTCTGGCCTTCAGACGTCCCTGCCCGGTCCCCAGGCGTCCGGACAGCTGTCGCGGCTTGGTGAAGGGGATCTGCTTGTTGCCGAACAGCGCCGCGGAGTCCAGCCCGTCGAAGGTGGTGACGGTCCGGCCGCTCATGGTGGACATGTCCACCTCCAGGTTGGCGTCCGCCGGCGCGCGGACTATCACCTGGCCGGAGACCACGTTCAGCTCCAGGCGCGGGGCGTCGGTGCCGTCCTCCAGGTCCACGGTGATCGCGCCCGACGTGGTGCCGGCCTTGATCGTGTTCTGCGAGCCCAGGGCGATAACGGTGATCGGCCCGGAGACGGTGTGCGCGCTCAGGTCGTCGGTGACGCTCTCCGCGGTGATCGCCCCGGAGACCGTCTTGACGTCGGTGGGCCCGTGCAGCTGCGCCAGCGTGATCTCGCCGGACACGCCCTGGACCCGGGTCCGCTCGTGCAGGTTCGACACCACCAGCGGCCCGGAGACCACCGTGACGTCCACCAGGCAGTCCGGCGGCACCTGGATCGAGATGTCGGCCTCGATCCTGCGGCCGTGCATCAGCCAGCCGAGCACGTTCGGCCGGAACTCGCCGTGCCGGACCGTCAGCTCGCCGTCCTCGTCCGCGACCACCAGGGGCTCCTCGCCCTTGACCCGGGTCACGTCCACCACCGCCGCGCCGTCCTCGCCGGCCCCCACCACGTCGACCTTGCCCGAGGTGGTGACGACTTTCAGCCGGTGGATCCCCTCGAAGGCGAGCCGGTCCGGCCCGCTCAGCTCGTGTCTCGTCATCACCAGGGCCCTTTCACGATGTATCGCGTCTCTGTAGGAGACGATATATCGCGTTGCCCCCGAGGGCAAGTACCCCGGCCTGACCAGGACGAACACGGCATCTGAAGGCTGCTCAGTCCTCGTCGTCGTCCAGCCGCGCCAGCCAGGTGGCCAGCCGGTCCACCGCCGCCTCGAACTCCGGGTTCAGGTCGGTGAAGGTGCGCAGCTGCTCGGCGAGCCACGCCAGCGACACCTCCTCGTCCCCCCGGCGCTTCTCCAGTTCCTCGATACCGCGGTCCGTGAAGTACATGCTTTACCC
It contains:
- a CDS encoding DUF4097 domain-containing protein; translated protein: MTRHELSGPDRLAFEGIHRLKVVTTSGKVDVVGAGEDGAAVVDVTRVKGEEPLVVADEDGELTVRHGEFRPNVLGWLMHGRRIEADISIQVPPDCLVDVTVVSGPLVVSNLHERTRVQGVSGEITLAQLHGPTDVKTVSGAITAESVTDDLSAHTVSGPITVIALGSQNTIKAGTTSGAITVDLEDGTDAPRLELNVVSGQVIVRAPADANLEVDMSTMSGRTVTTFDGLDSAALFGNKQIPFTKPRQLSGRLGTGQGRLKARAVSGDMTLLRRAVDPETKFSVDGEDGEDR
- a CDS encoding DUF6104 family protein; translation: MYFTDRGIEELEKRRGDEEVSLAWLAEQLRTFTDLNPEFEAAVDRLATWLARLDDDED